tttattggaCATTTTTACAATGATAATATTTACgtaaaagtttataaattttttgttagaGTTTAATGTTGTacaaagttttgttttaatttttaaaattaagtgtaTAATCTTTAATCCtatgttgttagttaaaagagTAAGTAATCCCATATTGTCTAGGAACAAACTCCAAATGGATTATGAGTCTCTATAGACCTATATCCCGCATCACTTAAGAAAACAAGAGAAATGAGACTTTGGTCTATATAAAGAcatgttttgtaaaaaaacaaaatccacATTAATATATAGcactagaaaataaaaaatatatttgtgcTGTCACTCTTAGTGctgtcaatttttttcaaatatgatGCCTCCACATGAAGAGGTGGcgctaaattaattattgttgtcGCCACTTTAGAAGCTATCACCAAAAAATTGTGTTGGGTGACACCAATCGAATTGGCACCACCTCAACTTTTTTTCTTCTACATGGGTGACGCCAAAAGCATTGGCACCCATGAAATATAGGTAATACAAGTATTGGAGGGGATATTTATACTGGTGACGCCAAATACATTGGCACcacaaaaaatgaatttttaagcAACCGGGCTAATCATTGGTTGATGTGGCAGAATGGCAAAGCCAATCTCATTGGCACCACCTATTTCCACTTTTCATTTGAGGTCATTTATGTACTTAACTAAAAAAGtgggttatttttgtaaataatcaaaaaaaattaggtcatttttataaaaagccaaaattattattttagcttgTCTCCATGAATTGAAGCattatcttgaaattttggatttataagtttaacatcaaaatcattatattttttgagCTTTCAAGCCTACAGAGCATTTATTATTTCatgatcattttatttttggttgttaGCATGTgaacttgatttgttattctaaaaCTTGCTTTGGTTAAATATGTCGAGAccacattattgatttgatatactgagatgatagaGACACTTAGGATTTAACTCGCTTAACCGTTGGCACAACTTACCTATTGAATTAACCCCTAGTAAACCTTATTGATCCCAATACATTTTTTTACTTATCACCCGTTCATGTTAACCCGTAAATCATAGTAATTTTGTAAATCACCTTTTttattgactttttttttcgaaattcgatttggttagttgcctgactatattttatcttttgtattgttaaattttactttgtttttaaaaaaaagtgaatgaaaaaaagagaaaattttgagcTTGAATTGTGAGTCTCATCATTTTTATAAAAGCACACATCCACTCTTTATTTCTTGTTAATGTAAATTCTTGTAATTTAGcaattcatttctttttctggTTTGGTAAGTTATCAATTCGACTCTCGATTGTAACCAACTTTTATAACCTTTTTCGTACCCTTAACCGAAGCCTTGTTACAACCTTGTAAAGACCTCTTAGTTGGTGTGTCATCTTCATTtctatagtggtggagatttgattttcaaacaAGCCTATGGTAATAACATTTCTTGTTCGACTGTTGCATGCATAttacttgaaccttaaacacctTGAGTGCTTGAGTGAACCCTGGTGAGGGTGTTAATTATTGTTGAGTTTGAATTTCAAGTAATTATTGAGATATGGGAGGTGTCTAATGTTTTTAAGCCTTAaagatttatgtttagattGCTTGTGCTCTTTAgtgtcatttttgtttaaatttctaATGCATGATAATCTATAGATTATCCTAAGACATTGTcagtgaaaataataaatcgaGGAAGTTAACTTGAATGTAAGTTGTgaatttttggtttggttaacttgatttgttattctaaaaCTTGCATCGGTTATATACTGatttgataaaagtaacatgttttaacctcACTCTTAATATGTGTTTGGTGTTTATCcaatgttaattgtgaattttaaaCTCATAACTTTTAAACTCACgttttaatgcttaataagCACTTGGGAGCAAAATAAGCAAAAACCAGAGCATTGAAGCAAACTAAAAGAGCCACATGGGTTGAGCCATTCCATATGGCCAGACCACATGGCCTGGTGACCTACATGGGCGTATGGTAGACTGTGTCGATTTCACGAGATTACGTATTGAACAgtgaaaatctcaatttttaggtttttgggCATTCTAAGATATGTATATgacaaaataaagaagataggaGTGAGCTgtcatagaatattcaagaaaacaacttgaaaaacaccattgaagtcgACTTTGAAGAAGATTTTCGTTAAGATTGAAGAATCCCAGTTTATTTCTTAGGAaattatcatgagtttctttatttctttcatttattctgTATCttagatgtttttattttcaagcatgaactatttactaaatacctaggggagatgaaccctatgatagATTCTGtcgtttaatttttattttacgcaataaatacttagtttcttgttttcaatcatgtgtgcttaattattggtctaatatttctatattattaatCCATATTCGATGTGCTTAAATCAATGGTTGAATAAAccttgtttaagagtagattttGCATagttgagtggagttgcatccaatcctagaaataggacgacataaatctatcggATTAGAGCTAAGTAAAATATGGGAATCTATAACACGAGTTAATGCAATAATAGGGGTTTCTAACAAAGCCACGTTAAAGCATCTTAAATCCCTGAAGCCAAGGCCCCCATACCATTAGGGAAACACATTCGGTCCCAAGATAACATATGCCATCCTCTGTTCTTATCATTTTCCCCCACCACACTCGAAAGATCATGGACTGAAGCTCCTCCAGGACACCATTAGGGACAAAGAAAACTGAGAAAGTATACTTAGAAATTGACTGAAGAATcaactttatgaaaatttccttccCACCGTTAAACAATAATCTCTTAGACCAGCTATTGATCCTATTAGTCGCATGATCTAATATGCTTTGGGAAGCAGCTGACTTCTTCTTACTAATCGGGATGGGCAGACCAAGATATCCGTCAAGGTTGTTCACCACTTTCATCTTAAGCAGGCTACTTAATGTCGCGCGTTGAGAAACAGGGGTGTTTGGACTGAAGTAGACCATAGACTTTTCCATGTTGATGCTTTGGCAAGACATCCTTTCAAAGGTTTCCAAAATCTTTGTAAATGCCTCCACTTCACTTTGTTTGTTCTTGACAAACAAGAGAGCACCGTCAGCAAAAAAGAGGTGATTAATTCTAGGGCCATCCTTACTAGCCCGGATGCCTTTAATCTTGTTAGTCTCCTGAGCATAAATCACCATAAGAGATAGGGCATCCATGCAGAAGAGAATCAAATAAGGGGATAACGAGTCCCCTTGTCGGAGACCCCTTTTCAAGATAATGATATCAGACAGAGTTGTATTGCATTTAACTCAGTACCAAATAGTGCAAACACactccataattttattaacccaATCATtagaaaaacacatttttatcaGCATTTTCTTAAGAAAATACCACTCCACCCGGTCCTAAGCTTTGCTCATATCGAGCTTGACCACGCAACCCTTGTTTGGACCATTTTTAGAGCTACGGAGATAGTGCATGAGCTCATGGGAAACTAAGACATTGTCGTGGATCATCCGGTTAGGAACAAAGGCACTATGATTTTGGCTAATGCACAGGGGAAGAACATCTTTAAGCCAGTTAGCAAGAGTCTTTGAAACAATCTTGTAGATCACCCTGCAAAGACTAATTGGACGGATGTTAGCCGTTTCACACGGGTTCTTAATCTTGGGAATCAAAACAATTAACGTTTCATTTATGCACTCGACACTCTTATTGCCCTTAAGAATATCATGACACAAGCTTAGAACATCTTCACCCACTGTAGGCCAGTGATTCTTGAAAAAGCTTCCTGAAAGCCCATCAATCCCCGGGGCCTTACGAGGATCCATCTAATTAAAAGCCATAAAAATATCCTCATTAGTGAATTCTCCAATCAACCTCCTATTTATGTCCTAATTAATGCATTCGGGAACAACATGTAAATCACTCTCATCATCTACATTTATAGAGGACTTAAAGAGATTATCAAAATAATTCCAAGAGTTGTGACAAATCTTTTTCTTGCCATCATGCCAGTCACCATGGGTATCTTTAAGTCTCTTAATACTATTCTTTTTTCTACGACCCGACATCCACACGTGAAAATAGCAAGTGTTCCTATCCCCTTCCTTCAACCACTGGAACCGTGCCCTAAGCTCCTAATACTTTTCCTCCACGTCATATAAATGGCCCAGCTTACCCCGAGCATTCTTAAGGAGACTCGTTGATCTCTCACTCGTAGGGTCATCCTTAAGATTGCTAATCTCATTCCCCAGCccttttatattattcttcaaCCTTCTATAATGTTGGTATTCCCACGGGCCCAGCTTATCCCGGATCAGCTCCATCTTCTCCAGGGAATTGCACTCCTCATTGGACCAAATACGAGTAATGATATCTCTAGCCTCCTGCACCTTCGCCCAGCAAATATCATATCTAAACCAAGCCCTAGGATCATTACTCTTCTCATTTGGCTTGTTCCCATTCATATCCATTAAGATAGCCTCACAGTCAGATTTTGATTGGCGCACAATATGTTAGGTAAGGAACGAAATTTTTTCCATAATAACATCAGAGATAACAAATCTGTCCAACCTCTCTTTGACAAGCGTGGTGCCCTCTCTGTTGTTAGTCCACGTGAAACAACCATTGCAAGTTTTAACATCAGTCATATTTAACTCCTCCAGAATATCACAAAAATCATCCATCGAGGTCTTAGATTTTCTATGACCTCTATCCTTCTCAGAGTTATTCAAGATGGCGTTAAAGTTGCCTCCCACGATCCATCCTTCATTTATCGTGCTCTTCACCCTTCTCAACATATCCCATGATTGCTGTCTTAAATTAGGATCAGTTTGGCTATAAAAACCAGTGAACCTAAACATCTTACCATCATCCATACTAACCAACGAGTAAATGTGATATTTGGAATAAATTTGCACCGTAGCTCTGACGCCCTACCTCCACATCAAAGCCAAGCCTCCGCTTTTCCCTTCTGAGCTAACAGCTAAACACCCCTTCATTCTGCAAATAGAGCAAATACAAGAAAACCCGTTAGAATGAATTTTAGCttcacaaagaaaaataatatcaagAATGTTAGCAACAAAGAGTTGCTTCAATTCACACACTGTCGCCGGGTTCCCAACCCCACGATAGTTCCAGCTAAGTATCTTCATTGCTCTTGGCGGGGCTGGTCACCAGCCACCTCCTTAAAAGGTGAAACATTTTCTACAAGCCTTCTCTTAATGAATCTAACTGGGCTCTCATCCATGTTTCTGCCATTTAAAACCCATTGTCTCTTCTGTTTACTCTTAAACCTTCCCATTCCATCCCTCATCGTCTTGTGATTCCTTCTTTCTATAGGGGAGGTGGACATTAACTCTTCTTCACAAACCCTCTCATTTCCTTTATGTCTAGGCTGCCCACTTTCAGCAAACCCTCTCCTTTCCTAAGAAAATTGACAAGCACTTGTTCACTTGGCAGAGCATTACTAAAGCTGATAGCATATTGTACGAGGGTTTCAGTCGGAATGTGGGGAGAGGAAGCAAAATCGATATTTGGCAAGACAACTGGGGTTTTGAAGGGCTTTCGGGTGTTTCGATTGGTCTCAATAAAAGGGAGGTCAAAGAGAATAGAGTGAGTGATCTCTTGAATAATAAGAAAGATGGTTGGAACGAGAGAAGGATAATGAAGATTTATGGTGAACACTTGGGGGACCAAATATGCAAAATCCCCATTCTTCATAATGGTCTTGATGACTATCATATTTTGTTCCATAATTCCCTTGGCTTATATTCCACCAAGTCTGCTTACTCTTGGCTGACCCTGAAGCATGTGGGGTTTGGCCCCCATCGATTTTTGTGGAGGCTTACGTGGAAATTGCAAACTCTGccgaaaatcaaaattttctgcTGGTGCCTGGGGCACGACATCTTTCCTACGTACAAGAAAATTTCTGGCATTCGGAGGGAGATCAACAACACTTGTCCGAGATATGGGATTGAAAAGGAGACCCTCCTTCATGCGATGAAAAACTGCCCAAAGGCTCGGGCGGTGTTGGTTTATGGTGgctttaataataatttgatcgAGGAAAGCTACTATCGGTGTGTGGATTAGATTGAAGACATGGCTCGTATGCTGGACAAGAAGGCTTTTTTTGATTTCATCACGGTGCTTTGGAATATCTAGAACAGCCAGAATAATAGAGTATTTTCTTATATGGAGGAAGAAGCCAAAGTGACTTAGGAAAGAGCTGTTACCTTAAGCCAGGATTTTCGCATTTTCAACCTTTTGGAGAAACCAATGCTCCCAAAACTGGTTGTGGAGAAAGTTTGGAAAAAGCCAGGACAAGGGgtggttaaaataaatttcaacacCATTGCGAATGGTAGGAAGATGAGCTTTGGACTTGTGGCAAGGGATCATGATGGCTTTGTTCTCGGCGGTCAGGTGGGTGTTAAGGATAAGAATGTGCAAGCCGAATGGGCTGAGCTGCATGTGCTGGAAGAAAGTATTAGTTTTGCACGGACAAAAAATTGGCTAATGCTGGAGTTTGAATCTAACTGCATTAGCTTGGTGAATCGGCTAACTAGGATGAAAGCTGACTTTTCAACCATGGGCCATCGAATTCAGGAAATTCTTAAACTGTTGGACTCGTTTTCTAATGTTAGCTTTGTTTGGGCCCTGCGCTGTTGTAATAAAACAGCGGACTATCTTTGTGATTGGGCCATTGTTAATAATTGTACCAAGGATTTTAATATGGATTATTTGTTGGAAAttcatgatattattttaagagATGCAATAAATTGATGTTGACCCTCTGgtctttttctataaaaaaaactatggCCCTGTGCATCAAAAATCAACCAAAATCTTCAGGCCACATGGTCGAGTCTTAAACCGTGCAgggcacacgaccatgtgccaaGCCATGTATACATGAAAAATGCCTTTCAGAACAAGCTATTCAACCATGAAACACTTATGCTACAATTTACCACTTAAGCCACATTTCAACCTATTCAAAAGAATCCAATTCAAAAGTTTGTGGATGTTACACATCATGGGACTTGTTTTTCTGTTAGATAAGTAGTATATGTATTATACTAATTCAACCAGGATTCTATAATCTCTCCCAATAAATAGATTgcacttgtaacacccctaacctgtaccCGTttccagattagggttacagagcattacaaTATAAATAGAACATTtcaacatacatttcatacactatcataaacatataataaaccAATCTTTCACCTACaaattgtccctaaatcgagccctcaagGACCTAGAAATATCTTAGAAACAATTCAGGCCTaaattgaaatcatttggaaagtctaagaaaaaatttataaaaatttggaaGTAggggtcacatgaccgtgtggccaGGACGTGTGCCTCACAGGGCtgtgtcacacgcccgtgtgccaggccgtatgctaggccatgtaactcactaa
This genomic stretch from Gossypium raimondii isolate GPD5lz chromosome 6, ASM2569854v1, whole genome shotgun sequence harbors:
- the LOC105771783 gene encoding uncharacterized protein LOC105771783; this encodes MDMNGNKPNEKSNDPRAWFRYDICWAKVQEARDIITRIWSNEECNSLEKMELIRDKLGPWEYQHYRRLKNNIKGLGNEISNLKDDPTSERSTSLLKNARDDESDLHMDPRKAPGIDGLSGSFFKNHWPTVGEDVLSLCHDILKGNKSVECINETLIVLIPKIKNPCETANIRPISLCRVIYKIVSKTLANWLKDVLPLCISQNHSAFVPNRMIHDNVLVSHELMHYLRSSKNGPNKGCVETNKIKGIRASKDGPRINHLFFADGALLFVKNKQSEVEAFTKILETFERMSCQSINMEKSMVYFSPNTPVSQRATLSSLLKMKVVNNLDGYLGLPIPISKKKSAASQSILDHATNRINSWSKRLLFNGGKEIFIKLILQSISKYTFSVFFVPNGVLEELQSMIFRVWWGKMIRTEDGICYLGTECVSLMVLRPLSADYLFRVFSFSAIPFFALVLNILILKRLLQQVLLHRTLPRFAHYMLVFQRFLFIALFPDIPGYRLVFQSIKIFVFVASWSFWN